A window of the Nitrospirae bacterium YQR-1 genome harbors these coding sequences:
- a CDS encoding response regulator codes for MSSGLDVLLLDDELIVGKRLKPALEKLGCEVEVFTDPKKAMKRISEKKFDIVVTDIRMEDFDGLEVLESVMNKSTGTKVIMITGYAMMELAQQAMTKGAFDFIAKPFKPDDLRNVIIKAAEVLGKTDALKDIAK; via the coding sequence ATGAGTAGTGGACTGGATGTGCTTTTGCTCGATGATGAACTGATAGTGGGTAAACGGTTAAAACCTGCGCTGGAAAAGCTCGGCTGCGAGGTGGAGGTGTTCACTGACCCTAAGAAAGCCATGAAAAGAATATCAGAAAAGAAATTTGACATAGTGGTAACGGATATAAGGATGGAAGACTTTGACGGACTGGAAGTGCTGGAGAGCGTAATGAATAAATCAACCGGCACAAAGGTGATTATGATAACGGGCTATGCTATGATGGAATTAGCACAACAGGCTATGACAAAGGGTGCTTTTGATTTTATTGCAAAGCCTTTTAAACCGGATGATTTGCGCAATGTTATTATAAAGGCGGCGGAAGTGCTTGGTAAAACAGATGCCTTAAAAGATATAGCCAAATAA
- a CDS encoding ATP-binding protein — protein MITAGKRLCLRIITVCAIMVVSATLFYLIALSVVKNTLYDNSFKVGILTYSFVTFSLIGACITIIFIYRDYKRKKRFLEEIKLFSEIVYHGSFQDKVYFEDYPDLAEVYHFINNITKNLKKKFEKTEEERSQLDAILESIPDSLLIIDNRDGVVYLNDRARDMFDYKSTTVSRQLIEIIRSFNLNVMLDKVKKFDKSESGEIFLEHPQEKYLMVRMSPFYKKNDLSGVVILFHDITELKKLETMRKDFVANVSHEIRTPVTAIKGFAETLIGGALTDKKNAARFLNSIVFHSERLNRLVEDLLTISRIELGVIRINKQTMSLMEVVDTVVETLRAKAADKHLNIKTAFASDNILLVADKDRIVQVLINLVDNAIKFTQSGTIEIGFSEDNSKRCLYVKDTGIGIPRKSLTRLGERFYRVDPSRSRELGGTGLGLAIVKHIVRAHDWEFKFESEEGDGTTVKIFIPDSELKNINSF, from the coding sequence AGTTTTAAGGTTGGAATATTGACCTATTCTTTTGTGACATTTTCGCTTATAGGGGCATGTATAACCATAATCTTTATTTACAGGGATTATAAAAGAAAGAAACGTTTCCTTGAGGAAATCAAGTTGTTTTCTGAGATTGTCTATCACGGGAGTTTTCAGGATAAGGTTTACTTTGAAGATTACCCTGATCTGGCGGAGGTGTATCATTTCATAAATAATATAACTAAAAACCTGAAAAAGAAATTTGAAAAAACCGAGGAGGAGCGCTCGCAACTGGATGCAATACTGGAGAGCATTCCTGATTCCCTCCTGATTATAGATAACCGTGACGGCGTTGTTTATTTAAACGACAGGGCAAGGGATATGTTTGATTATAAAAGCACCACAGTTTCCCGCCAACTGATAGAGATAATAAGGAGCTTTAACCTCAATGTCATGCTTGATAAAGTAAAGAAGTTTGACAAGAGCGAATCAGGAGAGATATTTCTTGAACATCCGCAGGAAAAATATCTTATGGTAAGAATGTCGCCGTTTTACAAAAAAAATGATCTTTCCGGAGTGGTTATCCTGTTTCACGATATTACGGAGTTAAAGAAACTGGAAACGATGAGGAAGGACTTTGTGGCAAACGTATCCCATGAGATAAGAACGCCGGTAACGGCCATTAAGGGATTTGCCGAGACACTAATTGGAGGCGCATTGACAGATAAAAAGAATGCCGCACGGTTTTTAAACTCTATAGTTTTTCACAGCGAACGCCTAAACCGGCTTGTTGAGGACCTGCTCACTATATCAAGAATAGAGTTGGGCGTTATAAGGATAAACAAGCAGACTATGAGCCTCATGGAGGTTGTTGATACAGTGGTGGAGACCCTGAGGGCAAAGGCAGCCGATAAACATTTAAACATTAAAACGGCATTTGCAAGTGACAATATTTTGCTTGTGGCTGATAAGGACAGGATAGTGCAGGTGTTGATTAATCTGGTAGATAATGCTATAAAATTTACACAGTCAGGGACAATAGAAATAGGTTTTAGTGAGGATAATTCCAAACGTTGTCTTTACGTTAAAGATACTGGCATAGGAATCCCCAGAAAAAGCCTTACACGGTTAGGGGAGAGGTTTTACCGGGTTGATCCATCGCGGTCAAGGGAACTGGGTGGAACTGGTCTGGGGCTTGCCATAGTCAAACACATAGTGCGTGCCCACGACTGGGAATTTAAATTTGAAAGTGAAGAGGGTGACGGCACAACGGTTAAAATATTCATCCCGGACTCTGAGCTAAAAAATATCAATAGTTTCTAA
- a CDS encoding PEP-utilizing enzyme gives MKYLDKIKDFFTVKPESEDRKEALRLKYQVYRELLGHNNDFLSVVADMEEKLSGDYIFDRRYIVDGVESITNHIKELVTKINELTGGSYPGLYSTMSNIAGEIEKLLTRKKMVPSGEFTTTYDKLSKDMVNLAGGKNANLGEIKSRLGLPIPEGFAITSASYARFMAHNGFLEKINEKLADLSIEHMDEITKTGREIQEMVINAEIPKDMEDCITHTFKEVFGQRDVNLSVRSSAIEEDDEFSFAGAYATFLSVKPSMILEKYKSVIASLFSSRAIFYYKTKGFKETDIAMAVGVLEMVNAKAGGVMYSLDPNDPQSSTIIINAIRGLGKCVVDGCVEPEAYTIKRTEPLQITDKRIPEQYTMVVCSLDGTIEESPMPDELIGSATLSDDEVLTLARYAVALEDHYGTPQDVEWALDQNGKLVILQTRPLAGISYDMEDSVPPTINGRNLIISNGVIACRGVGHGKAFLLRTDDDLKNFPEGAVLVARNTSPKYVTIMNKASAIITDVGGSTGHMASLAREYHVPSVLDTGNATELIKPGQEVTVDAVNCNIYDGYVEELIKYGEKKRNPLKETVVFKTLEHVLKHVVPLNLTDPEAVEFTAENCKTYHDITRFIHEKAMNEMFKITDVDRLGSGTGAVRMNTGLPVEILVIDLGGGYEGTPNIVQPEQIRSEPFNSFFKGMGTMRWPQGAPLDVKGFIGLVAHSASIPENHYEIMAQCSFVFISEHYMNFSVRLGYHLSTVEAFSSDHLNDNYIRFHFKGGGAHIDRRLRRVRLISEILKALHFDSVSVRDDVIDASLSKYKRSFIMRKLLLLGKLTAYTKQLDMVMYNDSVTDMYIKSFIKDHIAE, from the coding sequence ATGAAATATTTAGATAAGATAAAAGATTTCTTTACAGTAAAACCGGAGTCGGAGGACAGAAAGGAAGCCCTGAGGCTGAAGTATCAGGTGTATCGGGAGCTCCTTGGCCATAATAATGATTTCCTGAGTGTTGTTGCCGACATGGAGGAGAAGCTCTCCGGAGATTATATATTTGACAGGCGGTATATTGTTGATGGTGTGGAGAGTATAACTAATCACATTAAGGAGCTGGTAACTAAGATTAACGAACTTACAGGGGGTAGTTATCCGGGCCTGTACAGCACAATGAGTAACATTGCCGGTGAAATTGAAAAGCTACTGACAAGGAAAAAGATGGTTCCATCCGGTGAATTCACTACCACCTACGATAAACTTTCAAAGGATATGGTCAATCTTGCCGGTGGTAAGAACGCTAATCTTGGAGAGATCAAAAGCCGCCTTGGGCTTCCAATTCCCGAGGGGTTTGCCATAACCTCGGCCTCTTATGCAAGGTTTATGGCCCATAACGGATTTCTGGAAAAAATAAACGAAAAACTTGCAGACTTGTCTATTGAACACATGGATGAGATTACAAAAACAGGCCGTGAGATTCAGGAAATGGTAATAAACGCCGAAATTCCAAAGGATATGGAAGACTGCATCACGCATACTTTTAAGGAGGTTTTCGGGCAGCGTGATGTTAACCTATCGGTAAGAAGTAGTGCTATTGAGGAGGATGATGAGTTTAGCTTTGCCGGAGCATATGCTACTTTTTTAAGTGTGAAGCCTTCCATGATTCTGGAAAAATATAAAAGTGTTATAGCGAGCCTGTTTTCAAGCCGTGCTATCTTTTACTATAAGACAAAGGGATTTAAGGAAACCGACATAGCAATGGCGGTGGGAGTGCTTGAGATGGTAAATGCAAAGGCAGGCGGTGTTATGTATTCCCTGGACCCTAATGATCCCCAAAGTTCAACAATAATAATAAATGCCATACGCGGACTGGGTAAATGTGTGGTTGACGGCTGTGTGGAACCGGAGGCCTATACAATAAAGCGGACGGAACCGCTTCAAATAACAGACAAAAGAATCCCGGAGCAGTACACTATGGTTGTCTGTTCCTTAGACGGCACTATTGAGGAGAGCCCGATGCCGGATGAGCTTATTGGAAGCGCCACTCTTTCAGATGATGAAGTCCTCACACTTGCCCGATATGCCGTTGCACTTGAGGACCACTACGGCACTCCACAGGATGTCGAATGGGCTCTTGACCAAAACGGAAAACTTGTCATACTTCAGACAAGGCCGCTTGCAGGGATTTCATACGATATGGAGGACTCAGTGCCGCCTACCATCAATGGCCGCAATTTAATCATAAGTAACGGTGTCATCGCATGCAGAGGTGTCGGACATGGTAAGGCCTTTTTGTTGAGAACCGATGATGATTTAAAGAATTTTCCGGAGGGAGCCGTTTTGGTAGCCAGGAACACTTCCCCTAAATACGTTACCATTATGAATAAAGCCTCAGCCATCATAACTGATGTAGGAGGTAGCACAGGGCACATGGCCTCACTTGCCAGGGAATACCATGTACCGTCAGTGTTGGATACCGGAAATGCCACAGAGCTGATAAAGCCCGGGCAGGAGGTTACGGTTGATGCCGTTAACTGTAATATTTATGACGGATATGTTGAAGAGCTTATAAAATATGGGGAAAAGAAAAGAAATCCACTTAAGGAAACAGTTGTGTTTAAGACACTCGAGCATGTGTTAAAGCATGTGGTCCCGTTGAACCTGACTGACCCTGAAGCAGTGGAATTCACTGCCGAAAACTGTAAAACCTACCATGACATTACGCGTTTTATCCATGAAAAGGCCATGAATGAGATGTTTAAGATAACAGATGTTGACAGACTGGGCAGCGGCACCGGTGCAGTGAGAATGAATACAGGTCTGCCTGTGGAGATTCTGGTTATAGACCTTGGGGGCGGGTATGAGGGCACACCCAATATAGTGCAGCCGGAGCAGATACGCTCTGAGCCCTTTAACTCCTTCTTTAAAGGCATGGGTACAATGCGGTGGCCACAGGGTGCGCCTCTTGACGTTAAGGGATTTATCGGCCTGGTTGCTCACAGTGCTTCTATCCCTGAAAACCACTACGAAATAATGGCACAGTGCAGCTTTGTGTTTATCTCCGAGCACTATATGAATTTCTCCGTGAGACTGGGGTATCATCTGTCAACCGTTGAGGCTTTCTCATCCGACCACCTTAACGATAACTACATCCGGTTTCATTTCAAAGGGGGTGGCGCACACATAGACAGAAGGCTAAGGCGTGTGCGCCTTATTTCGGAAATTCTAAAGGCTTTGCACTTTGACTCCGTCTCCGTCAGAGACGACGTTATTGACGCCTCTCTTTCCAAATACAAGCGTTCATTTATCATGCGAAAACTCCTGCTTCTTGGAAAACTCACTGCATATACAAAGCAGCTTGATATGGTTATGTACAACGACTCAGTTACCGATATGTATATTAAAAGTTTTATCAAAGACCATATCGCAGAATAA
- a CDS encoding peptide chain release factor-like protein codes for MIDFAVSSKKNKWLKDQMEALNIKEADLLEKFIRSSGKGGQKVNKSSTCVYIKHLPSGIEVKCMKDRSQSINRFLARRTIVEKLMAKTNPAATGVLQVEIPVDKKPHTTS; via the coding sequence ATGATTGATTTTGCGGTAAGCTCAAAGAAAAACAAATGGTTAAAAGATCAAATGGAGGCTCTTAACATTAAAGAAGCCGACCTGCTTGAGAAGTTTATCCGCTCATCGGGAAAGGGCGGCCAGAAGGTCAATAAATCCTCAACATGCGTCTATATTAAACATCTGCCATCCGGCATCGAGGTTAAGTGTATGAAAGACAGAAGCCAGTCGATCAACCGTTTTTTGGCAAGGCGCACTATTGTTGAAAAACTCATGGCAAAGACTAACCCTGCCGCCACCGGAGTACTCCAGGTTGAAATACCTGTTGATAAAAAACCGCATACTACTTCATAA
- a CDS encoding HAMP domain-containing histidine kinase, translated as MVFVVSVVLSCIITTALGVTVYLITRDMKYVNLANSYILLSNKAMFHEKNFVAGWEDIKESKESIKSFEMLVFERYSDFGKFFDNSKLISTIERYGKLLDDLAEINSLASTEQTNTKIVKIRDELYFLSNVISNYGKVFSEKTGHTMRKDMWLFKIVFALATLSLFVFMLFIVQLLVFRVLRTMSQIVQYAKHLSTGQQIKFMPGKVYQDEFSDLASALEQMMREFDRQQNIISQSHKLRAVGTLTAGVAHELNNPINNITLTAHMLLEDYHDLEEEERLDMIKDLIDEADRSRTIVRNLLDFARESESIMEPICISDVVRETLKLAGNQLKLSGVHAELTVVPNLPRIHGDRQQLEQVFLNLILNALDVTIKGGQIRLEVERADEPNFVAVKVADFGQGIPDHILHHIFDPFFTTKSKGKGTGLGLSVSQGIIAKHGGQITVSTKQKRGTTFTVKLPITTIPADIGNNKEAVHE; from the coding sequence ATGGTCTTTGTAGTATCTGTGGTGCTCTCGTGCATTATAACAACAGCTCTCGGTGTAACAGTCTATTTAATAACCAGAGACATGAAATACGTTAATCTTGCCAACTCTTATATCCTCCTTTCAAACAAGGCTATGTTTCATGAAAAAAACTTTGTAGCCGGCTGGGAGGACATTAAAGAAAGTAAGGAGAGCATAAAATCTTTTGAAATGCTGGTGTTTGAGCGTTACAGTGATTTCGGGAAATTTTTCGACAATTCTAAATTGATTTCAACCATAGAAAGATACGGCAAACTTTTAGACGATTTAGCGGAAATTAACAGCCTTGCCTCCACCGAACAGACAAACACCAAGATAGTAAAAATTCGTGATGAATTATACTTTCTGAGCAATGTGATAAGCAATTACGGCAAGGTTTTCTCTGAAAAAACAGGCCACACAATGAGAAAAGACATGTGGCTTTTCAAGATAGTTTTTGCCTTGGCAACGTTATCTTTATTTGTTTTCATGCTTTTTATAGTGCAGTTGCTGGTTTTCAGGGTGTTAAGGACAATGAGCCAGATAGTGCAGTACGCAAAACACCTTTCAACCGGACAGCAAATCAAATTCATGCCCGGTAAGGTGTATCAGGACGAATTTTCCGATCTGGCATCGGCCCTGGAGCAAATGATGAGGGAATTTGACAGACAACAAAACATCATATCACAGTCGCATAAGTTAAGGGCGGTGGGCACACTTACCGCCGGAGTGGCACATGAATTGAACAATCCCATAAATAACATAACCCTTACTGCTCACATGCTCCTTGAGGACTATCATGATTTAGAGGAAGAGGAACGTCTTGATATGATAAAAGACCTGATAGACGAGGCTGACAGGTCAAGAACCATAGTGAGAAACCTCCTTGATTTTGCACGTGAAAGTGAAAGCATCATGGAGCCGATTTGCATATCCGACGTGGTAAGAGAGACTCTTAAGCTGGCCGGTAACCAGTTGAAATTATCAGGCGTACATGCCGAGCTGACAGTAGTTCCCAACCTGCCCAGAATCCACGGCGACAGACAACAACTCGAGCAGGTGTTTTTAAACCTCATACTAAACGCTTTGGATGTAACCATAAAAGGCGGGCAAATTCGCCTTGAGGTGGAGAGGGCTGATGAACCTAACTTCGTAGCCGTTAAGGTGGCAGACTTTGGTCAGGGAATACCTGACCACATTTTACACCATATATTTGATCCCTTCTTTACAACTAAATCAAAAGGTAAGGGGACAGGGTTGGGTCTTTCAGTTTCTCAGGGCATAATAGCAAAACACGGCGGACAAATAACCGTCAGTACAAAGCAAAAAAGAGGTACAACCTTTACAGTCAAGCTGCCGATAACTACAATTCCTGCCGATATCGGAAACAACAAAGAGGCTGTTCACGAATAG
- a CDS encoding GGDEF domain-containing protein: MMIDTDLTWVYKLKKRIVIGLVLLLVVTFALVFSIVFSKLKNSFLKEFRGKSSELSHIIKPLLEHYMLERSTELQSSLDELQDLKNPLNSIKIIDTDGRVAFSSNKAEVGKVFDRKTDTSCLPCHGNLNRIKGGEASVVVTSSGEDILRCVTVIYNGSKCYGCHSPQNRINGKLIIDRSLSQSSRFINSMKIMVFGSAAFAILLIVPFISIMINRYIDEIMSQKKEIGMLYSMVDSLSKTIDVEELKYLVCRIFKETFKADEIDIILPKGTNDFRAFTRYAGKDEIVRRKIEVNTKLYNVIILWLSGQLPAIDGMNNNKNIYMDISLGTNRLALIVIRKLIGSLNHKKEEFLSALSTHIAIAFENARLYSIAIADELTGLYTHRYFKYIMEKEYINIRTNSGSTLSLLILDLDNFKKVNDTYGHLIGDKVLEEAALTLRESIRENDYAFRYGGEEFTVVLHNTSIDQAMVLAQRIREAIEEMEIPHETGILKITVSIGVAEHTEKDETTNHLIARADGALYEAKRTGKNKIVRAAMP, encoded by the coding sequence ATGATGATTGATACCGATTTAACATGGGTTTATAAACTAAAAAAGCGCATTGTTATAGGTTTGGTCTTACTTCTTGTTGTTACTTTCGCTTTAGTATTCAGTATTGTATTTTCCAAGTTAAAAAATAGTTTTCTAAAGGAGTTCAGAGGTAAATCGTCAGAGTTGAGCCATATTATCAAGCCGCTCCTTGAACACTATATGCTTGAGCGATCTACTGAGCTTCAGAGCTCTTTAGATGAATTGCAGGATTTGAAAAACCCGCTTAATTCCATCAAGATCATTGATACAGACGGCAGGGTGGCGTTTTCATCAAACAAAGCAGAGGTTGGAAAAGTGTTTGACAGAAAAACCGACACATCTTGTTTGCCCTGCCATGGAAATTTGAACCGCATCAAAGGTGGTGAGGCATCGGTAGTTGTAACCTCCTCCGGGGAGGATATACTCAGATGTGTGACAGTTATTTATAACGGAAGTAAGTGCTATGGCTGCCATAGCCCGCAAAACAGAATAAACGGTAAACTTATCATAGACCGCTCTCTTTCACAAAGTTCCAGATTTATAAATTCCATGAAAATCATGGTATTTGGCTCTGCTGCTTTTGCCATACTCCTTATTGTTCCATTTATTTCCATTATGATAAACCGGTATATTGATGAAATAATGAGCCAGAAAAAGGAAATAGGGATGCTCTACTCAATGGTTGACTCATTGAGCAAAACCATAGACGTCGAGGAATTAAAATATCTGGTATGCAGGATATTTAAAGAAACCTTCAAAGCTGATGAAATAGACATAATCTTACCTAAGGGAACCAACGATTTCCGGGCTTTTACCCGATATGCCGGTAAAGATGAAATTGTACGCCGAAAAATAGAAGTAAACACCAAACTTTATAATGTTATCATTCTGTGGCTAAGCGGACAATTGCCGGCAATCGATGGAATGAACAACAATAAAAATATCTACATGGACATATCGCTTGGCACTAACCGGCTTGCCCTTATTGTAATAAGAAAACTTATAGGCTCACTTAACCATAAAAAGGAAGAGTTTCTGAGTGCACTGTCAACACATATTGCAATTGCGTTTGAAAATGCACGGCTTTATTCCATTGCTATAGCTGATGAACTTACCGGTCTTTATACCCACAGATACTTCAAATACATAATGGAAAAGGAATATATCAACATAAGGACGAACTCAGGCAGTACCCTCTCCTTGTTGATTCTTGATCTTGATAATTTCAAGAAGGTCAATGACACATATGGCCACCTTATCGGAGACAAGGTACTTGAGGAGGCTGCTCTGACTCTCAGGGAATCTATAAGGGAAAATGACTACGCTTTCCGGTACGGAGGAGAGGAGTTTACAGTAGTTTTACACAACACCTCAATTGATCAGGCAATGGTGCTTGCACAAAGGATACGGGAGGCAATTGAAGAAATGGAGATTCCACATGAAACCGGTATTCTTAAGATAACAGTAAGCATTGGTGTAGCAGAGCATACGGAAAAAGATGAAACTACAAATCATTTAATTGCAAGGGCGGATGGGGCACTGTATGAGGCAAAAAGAACAGGCAAAAATAAGATTGTCAGAGCGGCAATGCCATGA